A single window of Treponema denticola ATCC 35405 DNA harbors:
- a CDS encoding ABC-F family ATP-binding cassette domain-containing protein — protein MITVSDLSLKFGDRPLFKDVNLKFTKGNCYGIIGANGAGKSTFLKVLSGELEHDSGEFSITPGERMAVLRQDHFAFDEYSVKDTVFMGYPKLYNVRNEREAIYAKENFSEEDGIRASELEAEFADLNGWEAENQIEQILSGLGLDENYHDRMMSELDEGQKVRVLLAQAIFGTPDILLLDEPTNGLDLESIAWLEEFLIDFPNIIIVVSHDRHFLNAVCTHVCDIDYGKIRMYSGNYDFWYQMSRIMQRQAKDQQKKREEKMKDLREFILRFASNAAKSRQATSRKKVYDKLALEEIEVTSRKFPYVHFKPNREIGNNVVRTEKIFYKTPDTAEEKGIQLLSDFSFTVNRTDKIAFVGQEHNSKTALFDILTGKLNPDSGDVYWGQTVSHAYLNKDNAEYFNNDLNITEWLKQYSPDQDDAYVRGFLGRMLFSGDESLKPVNVLSGGEKVRCMLSKLMLSGANVLILDEPTNHLDLEAITSLNDALVEFPGVILFNSHDHEFISSIANRIIEITPNGVIDRMMNFDDYIKDEHVKKLREELYGNTKKMQI, from the coding sequence ATGATTACAGTAAGCGATTTAAGTTTAAAGTTCGGCGACAGGCCGCTTTTTAAGGATGTTAATTTAAAATTTACAAAAGGCAACTGCTACGGAATTATCGGCGCAAACGGAGCCGGAAAGTCTACTTTTTTAAAAGTGCTTTCGGGAGAATTGGAGCATGACTCAGGTGAGTTCAGTATTACCCCCGGAGAGCGAATGGCTGTTTTAAGGCAGGATCACTTTGCCTTTGATGAGTACAGCGTAAAAGACACGGTTTTTATGGGCTATCCTAAGCTCTACAATGTTAGAAATGAAAGAGAAGCCATTTATGCAAAAGAAAATTTTAGCGAAGAAGACGGAATACGGGCTTCGGAGTTGGAGGCCGAATTTGCCGATTTAAACGGCTGGGAGGCTGAAAATCAAATAGAGCAAATTCTTTCAGGTCTAGGTCTTGATGAAAACTACCATGACAGGATGATGAGCGAACTGGATGAGGGGCAGAAGGTGCGGGTCTTGCTGGCTCAGGCTATCTTCGGCACCCCCGATATTCTTCTTTTGGACGAACCGACAAACGGTTTAGACCTTGAATCCATAGCATGGCTTGAAGAGTTTTTAATAGACTTTCCCAATATTATAATTGTTGTTTCTCACGACAGGCATTTTTTAAATGCGGTTTGTACCCATGTCTGCGACATTGACTACGGAAAAATCCGCATGTATTCAGGTAACTACGATTTCTGGTACCAGATGAGCAGAATTATGCAAAGGCAGGCTAAGGACCAACAAAAGAAGAGAGAAGAAAAGATGAAGGATTTGAGGGAGTTTATCCTACGCTTTGCCTCAAATGCTGCAAAGAGCCGTCAGGCAACCAGCCGAAAAAAAGTTTACGATAAACTGGCCTTGGAAGAAATTGAAGTTACGAGCCGTAAATTCCCTTATGTTCATTTTAAGCCCAATAGGGAAATCGGAAATAATGTTGTCCGCACCGAAAAAATTTTTTATAAGACGCCCGACACAGCGGAAGAAAAGGGTATTCAGCTTTTAAGCGATTTTTCGTTTACGGTAAACAGAACCGATAAGATAGCCTTCGTAGGCCAAGAGCATAATTCCAAAACCGCCCTCTTCGATATTTTAACCGGAAAATTAAACCCCGATTCGGGAGATGTTTACTGGGGACAGACCGTATCCCATGCCTACCTTAATAAGGACAATGCCGAGTATTTTAATAACGATTTAAATATTACCGAATGGCTTAAACAATATTCCCCCGACCAAGATGATGCCTATGTAAGAGGCTTTTTAGGCCGAATGCTTTTTTCGGGTGATGAGTCATTAAAGCCCGTAAATGTTCTATCCGGAGGTGAAAAGGTACGCTGTATGTTGAGTAAGCTCATGCTTTCGGGAGCAAATGTTTTAATATTGGATGAGCCGACAAACCACCTCGATCTTGAAGCTATTACGAGTCTAAACGATGCCCTTGTGGAATTCCCCGGTGTTATTCTTTTTAACTCCCATGACCACGAATTTATTTCTTCAATTGCAAATAGAATTATCGAAATTACCCCCAACGGCGTAATCGACAGGATGATGAATTTTGACGACTATATAAAAGACGAACACGTCAAAAAGCTGCGTGAAGAACTATACGGCAACACCAAAAAGATGCAGATTTAA
- a CDS encoding [FeFe] hydrogenase, group A, whose translation MVNLTIDNIKISAKENMTIMEAAESAGIPIPKLCFLKGINEIAACRVCVVELEGKEKLITACNNSVEEGMVVYTNSPKVRIDRRRTVQMILSQHDCKCAICVRSGNCTLQTLANDLNIQDVLYEEQLEDQPWDKNFPLIRDSKKCIKCMRCIQVCDKIQSLNIWELEGTGARTTINVSGSRTIADADCSLCGQCITHCPVGALRERDDTEKFWRAVANPDKVVVVQVAPAIRTAWGEHIGLDLKDASVNKIFDALKRIGADYVFDTAFSADLTIMEEAYEFIERFSKGELKDKPMFTSCCPGWVRFIKSQYPHLVSHLSSAKSPMQMFGAVMKSYFAEKIGKKPEDIFSVAIMPCVAKKSEIDMELFYGEYAGHDMDCVLTTREFVRMLKSAHILPETLKETEPDKLFHDASGAGIIFGATGGVMEAALRTAYYAIMGKNCPPDAFKVVRHSSQEESGIIEASFTLKENNLRIAVTSGLANTRRLIDSIEAGEKHYDFVEIMACPGGCVGGGGQPIHESGELAVKRGSNLYFIDKNSKVRYSHENECIKALYNDFFEKPNSHKAHSLLHTDHFIWEMPRSPKRDRKGYVINEKFQS comes from the coding sequence ATGGTAAACTTGACTATAGATAATATAAAAATATCGGCTAAAGAAAACATGACGATTATGGAAGCTGCAGAAAGCGCCGGAATCCCTATACCGAAACTTTGTTTTTTAAAAGGAATAAATGAAATTGCTGCCTGCCGTGTATGTGTTGTTGAACTGGAAGGAAAAGAAAAACTTATAACCGCTTGTAATAATTCCGTTGAAGAAGGAATGGTTGTATACACTAACAGCCCCAAGGTAAGAATTGACAGAAGAAGAACCGTTCAGATGATTTTGTCACAGCATGATTGTAAGTGTGCCATCTGTGTAAGAAGCGGAAACTGTACCTTACAAACTCTTGCAAACGATCTTAACATTCAAGATGTTTTATATGAAGAACAGCTTGAAGATCAGCCATGGGATAAGAATTTTCCTCTTATACGGGATTCAAAAAAATGTATTAAATGTATGCGCTGTATTCAGGTTTGCGATAAGATCCAAAGCCTGAACATTTGGGAGTTGGAAGGAACGGGAGCAAGAACTACAATAAATGTTTCAGGCTCAAGGACTATAGCCGATGCAGACTGCTCTTTATGCGGTCAGTGTATTACCCATTGTCCCGTGGGTGCCTTACGTGAAAGAGATGACACGGAAAAATTCTGGAGGGCAGTTGCAAATCCTGATAAGGTTGTTGTCGTGCAAGTAGCCCCTGCAATACGTACGGCTTGGGGAGAACATATCGGCCTTGATCTAAAAGATGCTTCCGTAAACAAAATATTTGATGCATTAAAAAGAATAGGAGCCGACTACGTATTTGATACAGCCTTTTCGGCAGATTTAACCATAATGGAAGAAGCCTATGAATTTATTGAACGTTTTTCGAAGGGAGAGCTAAAAGATAAACCGATGTTTACCTCCTGTTGTCCCGGATGGGTTCGCTTTATAAAAAGCCAATATCCTCATTTGGTTTCTCATCTATCTTCCGCTAAGTCTCCCATGCAGATGTTCGGTGCGGTTATGAAGTCATATTTTGCAGAAAAAATCGGTAAAAAACCTGAGGATATTTTCTCTGTAGCTATTATGCCCTGTGTTGCAAAAAAAAGCGAAATCGATATGGAGCTTTTCTATGGAGAGTATGCAGGACATGACATGGACTGTGTTTTGACTACGCGGGAATTTGTAAGGATGCTTAAGTCTGCTCATATTCTCCCCGAAACCCTTAAAGAAACGGAACCCGATAAGCTTTTCCATGATGCTTCAGGAGCCGGAATTATTTTCGGAGCTACAGGCGGTGTTATGGAGGCCGCCTTACGTACAGCCTATTATGCCATTATGGGAAAAAATTGTCCGCCGGATGCTTTTAAGGTTGTAAGGCATTCTTCGCAAGAAGAGTCGGGCATTATTGAAGCATCTTTTACCTTAAAAGAAAATAATTTACGGATTGCCGTAACCAGCGGACTTGCCAATACCAGACGGCTTATAGATTCTATAGAAGCAGGCGAAAAACACTATGATTTTGTAGAAATTATGGCTTGCCCCGGCGGATGCGTAGGAGGCGGAGGGCAGCCGATACATGAATCCGGTGAATTAGCTGTTAAAAGAGGCAGTAATTTATACTTTATCGATAAGAACTCAAAAGTGCGGTATTCTCATGAAAACGAATGCATAAAAGCTCTCTATAATGATTTCTTTGAAAAGCCGAACAGCCACAAAGCGCACAGTCTTTTACATACGGACCATTTTATATGGGAAATGCCGAGAAGTCCGAAGCGGGATCGAAAGGGCTATGTTATAAACGAGAAATTTCAATCATAA